A genomic region of Spirochaetota bacterium contains the following coding sequences:
- a CDS encoding alpha/beta hydrolase — MKKAIIIIGCIILFMVLAIIIFPLIYTNEYYSYDEAVKQFARGKIITVNNKKIHYIGKGAGKPVIMIHGFLYNTAMWNKNIDKLSKKFKVYAIDLWGWGYSQRLPKDAYSFDLYSRQVIGFMDALKIPKASLVGQSMGGGISVYTAAHNPDRIDRLLLVAPAVIPYDLPLDARVFKLPFVGEFMLSIPGDSLLTDNLKNIFFYDKAGVTDEYAAEVLRPSHIEGTHAGALYMHRYMLVPPVVEKEAKMLAAMGKPILIIHGHEDRAVPLDRSQELAKMWKTAKLVIFEKAGHCPHDEHAERFNRLALDFL, encoded by the coding sequence ATGAAAAAAGCCATTATCATCATCGGCTGCATTATCCTTTTCATGGTCCTGGCCATTATAATCTTCCCCCTGATCTATACCAATGAATATTACTCCTACGATGAAGCGGTAAAACAATTCGCCAGGGGTAAGATAATTACCGTGAACAATAAAAAAATTCACTACATCGGAAAAGGCGCGGGCAAACCCGTCATCATGATCCATGGGTTCTTATACAATACGGCCATGTGGAACAAAAACATTGACAAGCTCTCAAAGAAATTCAAGGTCTATGCCATCGACCTGTGGGGCTGGGGATACAGCCAGCGGCTTCCCAAAGATGCTTACAGCTTCGACCTTTACAGCAGGCAGGTCATCGGCTTCATGGACGCCCTTAAAATCCCGAAGGCTTCCCTGGTGGGCCAGTCCATGGGCGGCGGCATTTCCGTGTACACTGCGGCGCATAACCCGGACCGGATTGACAGGCTCCTCCTCGTGGCCCCGGCGGTCATCCCCTATGACCTTCCCCTGGACGCCCGGGTATTCAAGCTCCCCTTCGTGGGCGAGTTCATGCTTTCAATACCGGGCGATTCACTGCTCACTGATAATCTCAAGAATATCTTCTTCTATGACAAAGCCGGGGTGACGGACGAATACGCAGCCGAAGTGTTGAGGCCCAGCCACATCGAGGGAACCCATGCCGGGGCCCTGTATATGCACCGGTACATGCTGGTGCCGCCGGTCGTTGAAAAGGAGGCGAAGATGCTTGCCGCCATGGGCAAGCCGATCCTAATCATCCATGGCCATGAGGACCGGGCCGTTCCGCTGGACCGGTCCCAGGAGCTTGCGAAAATGTGGAAAACCGCAAAGCTGGTCATCTTCGAAAAAGCCGGCCACTGCCCCCATGACGAGCACGCGGAGCGATTCAACCGGCTGGCCCTCGATTTTCTGTAA
- a CDS encoding 4Fe-4S binding protein, which yields MTKTAVKHIVKINTEMCKGCGLCVAYCTKKMLRESENLNKAGYHYAEPGDMDLCSGCMICTLVCPEVVIEMFDE from the coding sequence ATGACGAAAACAGCGGTAAAACATATAGTTAAAATCAACACCGAGATGTGCAAGGGGTGCGGCCTCTGCGTCGCCTACTGCACGAAGAAGATGCTCCGGGAGTCCGAGAACCTGAACAAGGCGGGCTATCACTACGCGGAGCCCGGGGACATGGACCTCTGCTCCGGGTGCATGATCTGCACCCTGGTATGTCCGGAGGTGGTGATCGAGATGTTCGATGAATAA
- a CDS encoding 3-methyl-2-oxobutanoate dehydrogenase subunit VorB — translation MNKVFISGNHAFAESAIRAGCRCYFGYPITPQNELGEYMADHMRREGRVFIQSESETAAINMVIGAAATGSRVMTSSSSPGVSLKQEGISFLAGFELPAVIVNVMRGGPGLGNIAPAQGDYFQATRGGGHGDYRTPVFAPASVQEIADLTYHAFDVADRYRTPVMMLSDGMMGQMKEPVVFPERIGELPQKEWALGGRGDGPSRYLCSLILDAMEMERHNWKLVRKYNEIEKNEIRFEEYMTDDAEIIVIAYGTTARIAKGAIKRVRKDGVRAGMIRPITLWPFPKQVLNDLSSRIRTFVVFEMSTGQMLEDVQIAVAGKADIIFHGRPGGVVPTPIEFARIIYREYQKTAKGDR, via the coding sequence ATGAATAAGGTATTCATAAGCGGGAACCACGCCTTTGCCGAATCGGCCATCAGGGCCGGGTGCCGCTGCTATTTCGGCTATCCCATCACCCCGCAGAACGAGCTCGGCGAGTACATGGCCGACCACATGCGGAGGGAAGGCCGCGTCTTCATCCAATCCGAAAGCGAAACCGCCGCCATCAACATGGTCATTGGCGCGGCAGCCACCGGCTCCCGGGTCATGACCTCGTCGTCGAGCCCCGGCGTGAGTCTCAAGCAGGAGGGAATATCCTTCCTGGCGGGTTTCGAGCTCCCGGCGGTCATCGTGAACGTCATGCGCGGCGGCCCGGGCCTCGGCAACATCGCGCCGGCCCAGGGCGATTACTTCCAGGCGACCCGCGGCGGCGGCCACGGCGACTACCGCACCCCGGTCTTCGCCCCGGCGTCGGTGCAGGAGATCGCCGACCTGACGTACCACGCCTTCGACGTGGCCGACCGGTACCGCACGCCGGTGATGATGCTCTCCGACGGCATGATGGGCCAGATGAAGGAGCCCGTCGTGTTCCCTGAGAGGATTGGCGAGCTGCCCCAGAAGGAATGGGCGCTGGGCGGACGGGGCGACGGCCCCAGCCGGTACCTCTGCTCCCTCATCCTCGACGCCATGGAGATGGAGCGCCACAACTGGAAGCTGGTGCGGAAGTACAATGAGATCGAAAAGAACGAGATACGGTTCGAAGAATACATGACCGATGACGCCGAGATCATCGTCATCGCCTACGGCACCACGGCCCGCATCGCCAAGGGGGCGATCAAGCGGGTGCGCAAGGATGGCGTGCGCGCCGGCATGATACGGCCCATCACCCTCTGGCCTTTCCCGAAGCAGGTCCTGAACGACCTGTCCTCGCGGATCAGGACCTTCGTGGTCTTCGAGATGAGCACCGGCCAGATGCTGGAGGATGTGCAGATAGCGGTCGCGGGCAAGGCGGACATCATCTTCCACGGCAGGCCCGGCGGCGTGGTGCCCACGCCGATCGAATTCGCGCGGATCATATACCGCGAATACCAGAAGACAGCGAAGGGCGATCGATGA
- a CDS encoding 2-oxoglutarate oxidoreductase yields the protein MKLKNPWPKYYKKDVVTHYCPGCGHGIVHRIVAEVLEELDLGKRAICVNPAGCAVLAYLYFDFDVIESAHGRGTAIATGVKRSRPDLFVFTYQGDGDLSAIGTAETIHSANRGENITVIFINNAVYGMTGGQLAPTTLLEMKTTTTPLGRDPKYDGYPLHITDVVAQFPGVVYAERVAVDGPAGIRKTKKAITTAFQTQVDGLGYSIIEVLSPCPTNWKMTPVDSFKWVTDVMMKEFPTGVLTDKRSKT from the coding sequence ATGAAACTGAAGAATCCATGGCCGAAATACTACAAGAAAGACGTGGTCACCCACTACTGCCCAGGGTGCGGCCACGGCATCGTGCACCGCATCGTGGCCGAGGTGCTGGAGGAGCTTGACCTGGGGAAACGCGCCATCTGCGTGAACCCCGCGGGCTGCGCCGTGCTGGCCTACCTCTACTTCGATTTTGACGTGATCGAATCGGCCCACGGCCGCGGCACCGCCATCGCCACCGGCGTCAAGCGCTCCCGGCCGGACCTGTTTGTGTTCACGTACCAGGGCGACGGCGACCTCTCGGCCATCGGCACGGCTGAGACGATCCATTCCGCCAACCGCGGCGAGAACATCACGGTCATTTTCATCAATAACGCCGTGTACGGCATGACCGGCGGACAGCTCGCGCCGACCACCCTTCTTGAAATGAAGACAACCACCACGCCCCTGGGTCGCGACCCGAAGTATGACGGATATCCATTGCATATAACGGATGTTGTGGCCCAGTTCCCCGGCGTCGTCTACGCCGAGCGCGTGGCCGTGGACGGCCCCGCGGGGATCCGCAAGACCAAGAAGGCCATTACCACCGCCTTCCAGACGCAGGTCGACGGCCTCGGCTATTCCATCATCGAGGTGTTGTCGCCGTGCCCGACGAACTGGAAGATGACGCCGGTGGATTCGTTCAAATGGGTCACCGACGTGATGATGAAGGAATTCCCCACGGGCGTGCTGACCGACAAGAGGAGCAAAACGTAA
- a CDS encoding 2-oxoacid:acceptor oxidoreductase family protein: MLLKLLIAGSGGQGVLTIGNVLGNAAMLDDYFVTYLPSYGAAMRGGTANCTICISDEEVASPVSSTPDILVAMNQPSLMAFITRLEAGGQLLYNADLVDTVPERHDVDLFGAPVNRIGRDLGSERGANIVMLGALVKLIKIVKIETVITSIDMMMGSKKKLAESSVKALQAGYDGFPFENTR, encoded by the coding sequence ATGCTGCTGAAACTTTTGATCGCCGGATCCGGCGGACAGGGCGTGCTCACCATCGGGAACGTTCTCGGCAATGCCGCCATGCTGGACGATTATTTCGTGACCTATCTGCCGTCCTACGGCGCCGCCATGCGGGGCGGGACGGCCAACTGCACCATCTGCATTTCGGACGAGGAAGTGGCGTCCCCCGTATCGTCGACGCCTGACATCCTCGTGGCGATGAACCAGCCCTCGCTCATGGCCTTTATCACCAGGCTCGAGGCGGGGGGGCAGCTCCTGTACAACGCGGATCTGGTGGACACGGTTCCGGAGCGCCATGACGTAGATCTGTTCGGCGCGCCGGTCAACCGGATCGGCCGCGACCTTGGCAGCGAGCGCGGGGCCAACATTGTCATGCTGGGCGCCCTGGTGAAGCTTATTAAGATCGTTAAAATCGAAACGGTCATCACGAGCATCGATATGATGATGGGGTCCAAGAAGAAGCTCGCCGAATCGAGCGTTAAGGCGCTCCAGGCGGGATACGACGGGTTCCCGTTCGAGAACACGAGATAG